From [Clostridium] symbiosum, a single genomic window includes:
- a CDS encoding acyltransferase, giving the protein MKREHLFPLDFVRVLAAVSIVVFHYNAVTFMEPIVDKPILLFFNYANGSMGHIGVSLFFILAGASLMYSSMEKLDLKTYFKKRFLAIYPLYWTVYAAFFVYNYLIKHNFAFDKPLSRLLLTAVGMDGYLNYLIPNYYLLGEWFIGCILLIYLMFPVLRACMLRWPVLTLIGTALVYIPLTLFYPFQMDIQFFFLLRVPEVLFGMYFIKYLYGTRQQREKYDWKWGLASFIGVFTVMTVKTTLPVPFKILWTGIPLFLFLVWVGQFIKNMVVKKGISIFSSYTFAIYLVHHILVGKFVFPLIGRPVGRVENYLVFWKYFVFISVAGAVFYWLSRILTGIAALLWGSWVSWLHSRKDTPAR; this is encoded by the coding sequence ATGAAAAGAGAACATCTATTCCCGCTGGATTTTGTCCGTGTCCTGGCTGCCGTGTCGATTGTTGTTTTCCATTATAATGCAGTGACCTTCATGGAACCCATTGTTGATAAACCGATCCTTTTATTTTTTAATTATGCCAACGGAAGTATGGGCCATATCGGCGTTTCCCTGTTCTTTATTCTGGCGGGGGCGTCGCTGATGTATTCGTCGATGGAAAAGCTGGATCTAAAGACGTATTTTAAAAAGCGTTTCCTTGCGATTTATCCGCTTTACTGGACCGTATATGCCGCTTTTTTTGTATATAATTATCTGATTAAGCATAACTTTGCCTTTGATAAACCATTGTCCAGGCTGCTTCTTACGGCTGTTGGCATGGATGGGTATCTGAATTACCTGATTCCGAACTACTATCTGTTAGGCGAGTGGTTTATCGGCTGTATTCTTTTGATTTATCTGATGTTTCCGGTGCTCCGGGCATGTATGCTCCGCTGGCCGGTGCTCACTTTAATTGGAACGGCGCTTGTTTATATTCCGCTTACGCTGTTTTATCCGTTTCAGATGGATATTCAGTTTTTCTTCCTGCTCAGGGTGCCGGAAGTGCTGTTTGGCATGTATTTTATAAAATATCTGTATGGAACTAGGCAGCAGCGGGAAAAATATGACTGGAAATGGGGACTGGCGTCGTTTATCGGCGTTTTTACGGTTATGACGGTGAAAACGACACTGCCGGTTCCGTTTAAAATCCTGTGGACGGGAATACCGCTGTTTCTCTTTCTCGTATGGGTGGGGCAGTTTATTAAAAATATGGTTGTGAAGAAGGGAATTTCCATTTTCTCTTCCTATACCTTTGCCATCTATCTTGTACATCATATTCTGGTCGGAAAATTCGTGTTTCCACTGATCGGACGGCCGGTGGGAAGAGTGGAAAACTACCTTGTTTTCTGGAAGTATTTTGTATTCATCAGTGTAGCCGGTGCGGTATTTTACTGGCTGAGCCGTATTTTAACCGGAATTGCCGCTCTTTTGTGGGGCAGCTGGGTTTCATGGCTGCACAGCAGGAAGGATACACCGGCACGGTAA
- a CDS encoding sigma 54-interacting transcriptional regulator, whose product MKFYDFYFVLDENQVMLRVEWGTPQAESMYRLLFSNWILRGEKPSGVFAMKDDEREGEIFWDEDHFNFEKLEAADGHSYLFFKKRDDQGYLFAKTLDHIAEGIQIYDKNACAVFFNKASREIAHIPNDVPIEGRHLLDMYNLDENISTIMTCLRTQSPVINRVDHYKSSDGISIATANTAYPIRMGKELLGSVVFEQNSDIVKTYNKKMGEIDHALKLYEEHSHYTRFTGYSFDHIIGHGAKLKEAVNIARKVAHQNSSILLVGETGTGKEIFAQSIHRASGRKDKKFVALNCAAIPESLIESLLFGTQKGSFTGSENKAGYFEEAEGGTLFLDELNSMSLSMQSKILRAIQENTFRRVGGQKDIRMDVRIISSCNEDPFHAIAENQFRKDLFYRLSTVMIELPPLREHKEDLEELIEYRLNATAFQYVHSFSGITQEVMEVFRAYSWPGNVRELFHVLDYAQNVADGEVLKREHLPGYLRKFGEERNESRPNAPFGGDGASGFTPGVELQGIMDAYEHQVIQKALEHYGYNITKTADALGLRRQSLQYRIKKYGIII is encoded by the coding sequence ATGAAATTTTATGATTTTTACTTTGTACTGGACGAAAATCAGGTAATGCTTCGCGTAGAATGGGGGACTCCGCAGGCGGAGAGCATGTACAGACTGCTTTTTTCCAACTGGATTCTGAGGGGAGAAAAGCCATCCGGGGTTTTTGCCATGAAGGATGATGAGAGAGAAGGCGAGATATTCTGGGACGAAGATCATTTTAATTTTGAAAAACTGGAGGCGGCAGACGGGCATTCCTATCTGTTTTTTAAGAAAAGAGACGATCAGGGATATCTGTTTGCGAAAACGCTGGATCATATTGCGGAGGGAATCCAGATTTATGATAAAAATGCCTGTGCCGTATTTTTTAACAAGGCCAGCAGGGAGATTGCACACATTCCCAATGATGTTCCGATAGAGGGGCGTCATCTGCTGGATATGTATAACCTGGATGAGAATATCAGCACGATTATGACATGCCTGCGGACCCAGTCTCCGGTAATCAACCGGGTGGATCACTATAAGTCCAGCGACGGTATTTCCATTGCTACGGCAAACACCGCTTACCCCATCAGAATGGGGAAGGAGCTTTTAGGTTCCGTCGTGTTTGAGCAGAACAGCGATATCGTAAAAACGTATAATAAGAAAATGGGAGAGATCGACCATGCTCTGAAACTCTATGAGGAGCACTCCCACTATACCCGTTTTACGGGCTATTCTTTTGACCATATTATCGGCCACGGAGCCAAGCTGAAAGAGGCGGTGAATATAGCCAGGAAGGTGGCGCATCAGAACAGCTCCATTCTTCTGGTTGGGGAGACCGGGACCGGCAAAGAGATTTTTGCCCAGAGCATCCACAGGGCCAGCGGCCGGAAGGACAAGAAATTCGTTGCGCTGAACTGCGCGGCCATACCGGAGTCCCTGATTGAGAGCCTGCTGTTCGGAACGCAGAAAGGCAGCTTTACGGGCAGTGAGAATAAAGCCGGTTACTTTGAGGAGGCCGAGGGCGGTACTCTGTTTCTGGATGAGTTAAATTCCATGAGCCTGAGCATGCAGTCCAAAATTCTGAGAGCGATACAGGAGAATACATTCCGCAGGGTAGGCGGACAGAAAGACATCAGGATGGACGTTCGTATCATCTCCTCCTGTAATGAGGATCCCTTCCATGCGATTGCGGAAAACCAGTTCAGGAAGGACTTGTTCTACCGGCTGTCGACGGTTATGATTGAACTGCCGCCGCTGAGGGAGCATAAGGAAGATTTGGAGGAGCTGATCGAGTACCGGCTGAATGCCACGGCGTTTCAGTATGTACATTCTTTTTCCGGTATTACCCAGGAGGTAATGGAAGTATTCCGCGCCTATTCCTGGCCGGGAAACGTCAGAGAGCTGTTTCATGTGCTGGATTACGCGCAGAACGTGGCGGATGGGGAGGTGCTGAAACGGGAGCATCTGCCGGGCTACCTGCGTAAATTCGGGGAGGAGAGGAATGAGTCAAGGCCCAATGCGCCATTTGGCGGAGACGGCGCCTCCGGTTTTACACCGGGCG
- a CDS encoding EcsC family protein: protein MADKKTPLEKEWDSFLKRENKTLKKYGTRKEPFWEKKLHKAVPDGLREKLEDAFYKAFCVILENGTGVIEKTFPKEKLEAEFKTREYAGRLYPVRKNLAAGRKLAARQAAAGVAGACAEGAVLGLLGIGLPDIPLFLAALLRGLYTQALHFGVDYRNPEEQELLLELLALSLYSGEDFKERDAAMNRKLYRMARRPHGDAPPEEAPAGVDAAALDASRALSGELLYMKFLQGVPIAGVIGGLYDGIYMKKVTGYAAIKLERRYLLGKSEEKRG from the coding sequence ATGGCAGATAAAAAGACACCTCTGGAAAAGGAATGGGATTCCTTTCTGAAACGTGAAAATAAGACCCTTAAAAAGTATGGAACCAGAAAGGAACCTTTCTGGGAGAAAAAACTGCATAAGGCGGTGCCGGACGGACTGAGGGAAAAGCTGGAAGATGCATTTTACAAAGCATTCTGCGTGATTTTGGAAAATGGCACCGGGGTGATTGAGAAAACATTTCCCAAGGAAAAGCTGGAGGCAGAGTTCAAGACGCGGGAGTATGCAGGCAGGCTCTATCCGGTCAGGAAAAATCTGGCGGCGGGCAGAAAGCTGGCGGCCCGCCAGGCAGCGGCCGGGGTGGCCGGAGCCTGTGCAGAGGGGGCGGTCCTGGGGCTTTTGGGAATCGGTCTTCCTGACATTCCGCTCTTTCTGGCTGCGCTGCTCAGAGGCCTGTATACACAGGCACTGCATTTCGGCGTAGATTACAGAAATCCGGAGGAACAGGAACTGCTTCTGGAACTTCTGGCGCTGTCCCTGTACAGCGGGGAAGATTTTAAGGAACGGGATGCGGCGATGAACCGGAAACTGTACCGGATGGCCCGCAGGCCGCACGGAGACGCACCGCCTGAGGAGGCTCCGGCAGGGGTGGATGCGGCCGCTCTTGACGCTTCCCGGGCACTTTCCGGAGAACTTCTGTATATGAAATTCCTGCAGGGAGTTCCCATTGCAGGCGTAATTGGCGGACTGTATGACGGCATTTATATGAAAAAAGTGACCGGCTATGCGGCGATCAAGCTGGAGAGAAGGTATCTGCTTGGTAAATCAGAGGAAAAACGTGGATAA
- the metG gene encoding methionine--tRNA ligase gives MCQNCKKPYYITTAIAYTSGKPHIGNTYEIVLADSIARYKREQGFDVRFQTGTDEHGQKIELKAEEAGVTPQEFVDGVAGQIKSIWDLMNTSYDKFIRTTDKDHEEQVQKIFKKLYDKGDIYKGHYEGLYCTPCESFWTASQVVDGKCPDCGRPVIPAKEEAYFFKMSKYAQRLIDHINEHPEFIQPVSRKNEMMNNFLLPGLQDLCVSRTSFKWGIPVSFDPKHVTYVWLDALTNYITGLGYDCDGNHGGLFEKFWPADLHLIGKDIIRFHTIYWPIFLMALDLPLPKQVFGHPWLLQGDGKMSKSKGNVLYADTLVDFFGVDAVRYFVLHEMPFENDGVISWDLMVERMNSDLANILGNLVNRTISMSNKYFGGVVTDTGVSEEVDADLKATVLDAVKKVDEKMDKLRVADAITDIFGIFRRSNKYIDETTPWTLAKDEEKKDRLATVLYNLTEAITIGASLLYSFMPETSEKILAQLNTQKRTLEEMGTFGLYPSGGKVTEKPEILFARMDVKEVMEKVEAMRAAEAAASEQPEEEKEDENVIDLEAKPEITYDDFAKLQFQVGEIIACEAVPKSKKLLCSQVKVGTKVRQILSGIKANYTPEEMVGKKVMVVTNLKPAKLAGMLSEGMLLCAEDSEGNLALMKPEKDMPAGAEIC, from the coding sequence ATGTGTCAGAATTGCAAAAAACCATATTATATAACTACCGCAATCGCCTACACATCAGGCAAGCCGCATATCGGCAATACTTATGAGATTGTCCTGGCGGACAGTATTGCCAGATATAAGAGGGAACAGGGCTTTGATGTGCGTTTCCAGACGGGAACCGATGAGCACGGCCAGAAGATCGAGCTGAAGGCCGAAGAGGCCGGCGTAACGCCGCAGGAGTTTGTTGACGGGGTGGCAGGCCAGATTAAGTCGATCTGGGATTTGATGAATACTTCCTATGACAAATTTATCCGTACAACCGATAAGGATCATGAAGAACAGGTACAGAAGATTTTCAAAAAACTGTATGACAAGGGCGATATTTATAAAGGCCACTATGAGGGACTCTACTGTACGCCGTGTGAGTCCTTCTGGACCGCTTCCCAGGTAGTGGACGGCAAATGTCCCGACTGCGGCCGTCCGGTTATTCCCGCGAAGGAAGAGGCATATTTCTTCAAAATGAGCAAGTACGCCCAGAGGCTGATTGACCATATCAATGAGCATCCGGAATTCATCCAGCCGGTATCCCGTAAAAACGAGATGATGAATAACTTCCTGCTCCCGGGACTTCAGGACCTCTGTGTGTCCAGGACTTCCTTTAAGTGGGGAATTCCCGTATCCTTTGATCCGAAGCATGTGACATACGTATGGCTGGATGCCCTGACCAACTATATCACCGGTTTAGGCTATGACTGCGATGGAAACCACGGCGGATTATTTGAAAAATTCTGGCCGGCCGATCTCCATCTGATTGGTAAAGACATCATCCGTTTCCATACGATTTACTGGCCAATCTTCCTGATGGCTCTGGATCTTCCGCTGCCGAAACAGGTATTCGGACATCCATGGCTTTTACAGGGCGATGGCAAGATGAGCAAGTCCAAAGGAAATGTGCTTTATGCAGACACTCTGGTGGATTTCTTTGGTGTGGACGCGGTGCGTTACTTTGTACTTCACGAGATGCCATTTGAAAATGACGGAGTTATTTCCTGGGATCTGATGGTGGAGCGTATGAACTCCGACCTGGCAAACATCCTTGGAAACCTGGTAAACAGGACCATTTCCATGAGCAATAAATACTTTGGAGGCGTTGTTACAGATACCGGCGTATCCGAGGAAGTCGATGCGGATCTGAAGGCAACCGTACTGGATGCCGTGAAGAAGGTGGACGAAAAGATGGATAAGCTGCGCGTAGCAGATGCCATTACGGATATCTTCGGAATATTCAGAAGAAGCAACAAATATATTGATGAGACCACGCCGTGGACACTGGCAAAGGATGAGGAAAAGAAGGACCGCCTTGCAACCGTTCTCTACAACCTGACGGAGGCTATCACAATCGGCGCATCCCTGTTATACTCTTTCATGCCTGAGACGTCTGAGAAGATTCTGGCTCAGCTCAACACACAGAAGAGAACCCTGGAAGAGATGGGCACATTCGGCCTCTACCCATCGGGCGGGAAAGTGACCGAAAAACCGGAAATTCTTTTTGCACGTATGGATGTGAAAGAGGTAATGGAGAAGGTTGAAGCAATGAGGGCGGCCGAGGCGGCCGCGTCCGAACAGCCGGAAGAAGAAAAAGAGGATGAGAATGTGATCGATCTGGAAGCAAAGCCGGAAATCACATACGACGATTTTGCAAAGCTCCAGTTCCAGGTTGGCGAAATTATTGCCTGCGAGGCGGTTCCGAAGTCCAAAAAACTGCTTTGCTCCCAGGTAAAAGTGGGAACAAAGGTACGCCAGATCCTGAGCGGAATCAAGGCAAACTACACACCGGAAGAGATGGTTGGCAAAAAGGTTATGGTTGTAACCAATTTAAAACCGGCTAAACTGGCGGGAATGCTGTCCGAGGGAATGCTGCTCTGTGCAGAGGACAGTGAGGGCAATCTGGCGCTTATGAAGCCGGAGAAGGATATGCCGGCCGGCGCTGAAATCTGCTAA
- a CDS encoding BCCT family transporter: MSENNSNSKPIRWSVFIPCFLVVGGAAILGVVNNAWLTDVTKAIFTWSLGNFGWLYQIVAMVTLVLVSLLCFSKIGNIRLGGPQAKSKYSFGSWFAMTLTGGIATGLITYGVNEVLIYFGNVYGELNGYGVQPYTNEAAYFSLGRCFYNWTVIPYAMYALSGVIIAYMYFNRKQELSVSASLTPLFGQKITKGFWKALVDVLSVLAIALGLASSLGAGLALIGTGLSAAYGIAQGPIVWFILTAIITVTFTAASVAGIDKGIKWLAGLTSKIFYVLLILLFIIGPTVYILNMANVGLGYWLDRFWTWGFDPSTVGGDALVTWWTMYDWAIWIAYAPLMGIFFAIIAYGRTIRQFLIINWILPASFGFVWFSVWGSTALNWQISGKADIIAAINEGGAVSGIWEFLKHVPLGAILIPVIIVTLIAAFSTTADTMSTTIAALCTEGARHDEEPALWQKVVWGVSIGLIACIMVAFGGGSQGVDGVKYLAACGGFVVLAIFILQLISSIKVFFFDPQTKKDIEACADYTDAEATEVTAEEAKA; the protein is encoded by the coding sequence ATGAGTGAAAATAATTCCAATTCAAAACCGATCCGCTGGAGCGTGTTTATTCCCTGCTTCCTGGTTGTCGGCGGAGCCGCCATCCTCGGCGTTGTAAACAATGCCTGGCTGACGGACGTCACCAAAGCAATCTTTACATGGTCCCTTGGAAACTTCGGCTGGCTCTATCAGATCGTCGCAATGGTGACACTGGTCCTGGTATCCCTCCTCTGCTTCTCAAAAATCGGTAATATCCGTCTCGGCGGCCCTCAGGCAAAATCGAAATATTCTTTCGGTTCCTGGTTCGCCATGACACTGACAGGCGGCATCGCGACCGGACTGATTACTTACGGCGTTAACGAGGTTCTGATTTATTTTGGAAACGTATACGGAGAGCTGAACGGTTACGGCGTCCAGCCGTACACCAACGAAGCCGCATACTTCTCACTTGGACGCTGCTTCTACAACTGGACGGTAATTCCATATGCCATGTATGCCCTCTCCGGCGTTATCATCGCTTACATGTATTTTAACCGTAAACAGGAATTATCCGTTTCCGCATCTCTGACACCGCTGTTTGGCCAGAAGATTACAAAAGGATTCTGGAAAGCGCTGGTGGACGTTTTATCCGTTCTGGCAATCGCACTCGGTCTGGCTTCCTCACTTGGCGCCGGCCTCGCTTTAATCGGAACGGGACTTTCCGCAGCTTACGGCATCGCTCAGGGCCCGATCGTATGGTTTATCCTGACTGCAATTATCACCGTAACATTTACTGCCGCATCGGTTGCCGGTATCGACAAAGGTATCAAATGGCTGGCCGGTTTAACATCCAAAATTTTCTACGTGCTTTTAATCCTTCTTTTCATTATAGGACCGACCGTTTACATCCTCAATATGGCTAACGTTGGTCTGGGCTACTGGCTGGATCGTTTCTGGACCTGGGGCTTTGACCCATCCACAGTCGGCGGCGACGCACTTGTAACCTGGTGGACCATGTATGACTGGGCTATCTGGATTGCTTACGCTCCTCTGATGGGTATCTTCTTCGCTATCATCGCCTACGGAAGAACCATCCGGCAGTTCCTGATTATCAACTGGATTCTGCCTGCATCCTTTGGTTTCGTATGGTTCTCCGTATGGGGAAGCACAGCCCTCAACTGGCAGATCAGCGGCAAAGCAGATATTATCGCAGCCATCAATGAAGGCGGAGCCGTATCCGGTATCTGGGAGTTCTTAAAACATGTACCGTTAGGCGCTATCCTGATTCCGGTTATCATTGTTACGCTGATTGCGGCCTTCTCCACAACAGCCGACACCATGTCCACCACAATCGCAGCGCTCTGTACCGAAGGCGCACGCCACGACGAAGAGCCTGCACTCTGGCAGAAAGTCGTATGGGGCGTTTCCATCGGTCTCATCGCCTGCATCATGGTTGCCTTTGGCGGCGGTTCACAGGGTGTGGACGGAGTTAAGTATCTGGCAGCCTGCGGTGGTTTCGTCGTGCTGGCCATCTTCATCCTTCAGTTAATTTCAAGTATTAAAGTGTTCTTCTTCGATCCGCAGACGAAAAAAGACATTGAAGCCTGCGCCGATTATACGGACGCCGAAGCAACCGAAGTAACGGCCGAAGAAGCAAAAGCCTGA
- a CDS encoding TatD family hydrolase, translated as MIFDTHAHYDDEAFDEDREELLQGLTEHGIEAIVNIGNDMASTEHTLELTKRYPQVYGAAGVHPSSSAELDEEKFARLKTAAMDPQIVAVGEIGLDYYWDEPAHEIQRYWFGRQLELAREVNRPVVIHSRDAAKDTLDILKEHRAEEIGGVIHCFSYGKEMAREFLNLGFYLGIGGVLTFSNAKKLKEVVEYAPLDRLVLETDCPYLAPVPNRGKRNSSLNLPYVVDAMAEIRGLSTEEVIRATNLNAKQLYHLAPGKSERN; from the coding sequence ATGATTTTTGATACACATGCCCATTACGATGATGAGGCATTTGACGAAGACAGGGAAGAACTGCTGCAGGGCCTTACCGAGCATGGAATTGAGGCAATTGTAAATATAGGAAATGATATGGCCAGCACCGAACACACGCTGGAGCTGACAAAACGCTATCCCCAGGTATACGGGGCGGCGGGAGTCCATCCCAGCAGCAGCGCGGAGCTGGATGAAGAAAAATTTGCCAGGCTTAAGACAGCGGCGATGGATCCCCAGATAGTGGCGGTGGGAGAAATTGGGCTTGACTATTATTGGGACGAGCCTGCCCATGAGATCCAGAGGTACTGGTTCGGCCGCCAGCTGGAGCTGGCGAGAGAGGTCAATAGACCTGTTGTCATTCACAGCAGGGATGCGGCCAAAGATACACTTGATATTCTGAAGGAACATAGAGCGGAGGAAATCGGAGGAGTTATCCACTGTTTTTCCTACGGTAAAGAGATGGCCAGAGAATTCCTGAACCTGGGATTCTATCTTGGGATAGGCGGAGTTCTGACCTTCAGCAACGCAAAGAAGTTAAAAGAGGTGGTGGAATACGCGCCGCTTGACAGGCTGGTACTTGAAACAGACTGTCCTTATCTGGCGCCGGTCCCAAACAGAGGGAAGCGGAATTCTTCCCTAAATCTGCCGTACGTGGTGGATGCCATGGCAGAGATAAGGGGCTTAAGCACGGAGGAAGTAATCCGGGCAACCAACCTGAATGCCAAACAGCTTTACCACCTGGCTCCGGGGAAATCAGAAAGGAACTGA
- a CDS encoding aromatic amino acid ammonia-lyase — MESNMDISIKNIILGTPITLEDFIAVVRYGARVEFSDEYCRRVKKSRELVEKWVAEEKVMYGVTTGFGALCTKAIGKDETAKLQENIILSHSVSVGEPLSVERVRGTMLMVLQNLGQGYSGVRLTLLEYYRDFLNKGVTPWAPGSGSVGYLAPEAHMALVLLGKGRAWYEGELLSGSEALRRAGMEPLELSSKEGLALVSGTTSPTAMAALAVYDLLNAAKSADIVGSATLEACKGVMNAFDERVMSIRPHSEQGKTAENVRKILNGSGIIEKYKGSRVQDALSLRCIPQLHGAAKKTLKDAREAIEIEMNSCCDNPVIWPDEGNQDVISACNPDSSYVGMEMDSACIAAVGMAKMSERRNNRLIDESLSGNPWFCIKTPGLNSGLMIPQYTQAGLLNEMRGLATPATIDNTPTCGNQEDYVAMGYNACKKAGDTAEKLEYILAIELLSAYQTQQFLDTGVNRAPATDAVMKEIGEHIPVMEQDMFLHPYIEYLRELIHSGELIRIVESVTGKLN, encoded by the coding sequence GTGGAAAGCAATATGGATATCAGTATCAAAAATATAATTCTGGGGACCCCCATAACCCTGGAAGACTTTATCGCAGTCGTCAGATACGGCGCCAGGGTCGAATTCTCCGACGAATACTGCCGCAGGGTTAAAAAGTCCCGCGAACTGGTGGAAAAATGGGTCGCCGAAGAAAAAGTCATGTACGGAGTCACCACCGGTTTCGGCGCCCTCTGCACCAAGGCGATCGGCAAAGATGAAACGGCAAAGCTTCAGGAAAACATCATTCTCTCCCACTCTGTTTCCGTAGGCGAGCCGCTGTCCGTCGAGAGAGTAAGGGGAACCATGCTTATGGTTCTCCAGAACCTGGGACAGGGATACTCGGGAGTGCGCCTTACTCTTCTGGAATACTACAGAGACTTTTTAAACAAAGGCGTTACCCCATGGGCGCCCGGCAGCGGCAGCGTCGGCTATCTGGCCCCGGAGGCCCATATGGCCCTCGTGCTGCTCGGCAAAGGCAGGGCCTGGTATGAAGGGGAACTGCTTTCCGGCAGCGAAGCGCTCCGGAGAGCCGGTATGGAGCCTCTGGAACTCAGTTCCAAGGAGGGGCTTGCTCTGGTATCCGGAACCACTTCTCCCACCGCAATGGCGGCGCTGGCTGTTTATGACCTTTTAAACGCCGCAAAATCCGCCGATATCGTCGGCTCCGCAACCCTGGAGGCCTGCAAGGGCGTTATGAATGCATTTGACGAGCGTGTCATGTCCATCCGTCCGCACAGCGAACAGGGAAAAACGGCGGAAAATGTAAGAAAAATTTTAAACGGCTCCGGCATTATTGAAAAATATAAGGGAAGCCGTGTCCAGGATGCTCTTTCCCTCCGCTGCATCCCGCAGCTCCACGGCGCCGCGAAAAAGACGCTTAAGGATGCCAGGGAAGCGATTGAGATTGAAATGAACTCCTGCTGTGATAACCCCGTCATCTGGCCGGATGAGGGAAACCAGGACGTAATCTCCGCCTGCAACCCGGATTCCTCCTATGTAGGCATGGAGATGGACAGCGCCTGCATTGCCGCCGTAGGCATGGCAAAGATGTCCGAGCGCAGAAACAACCGTCTGATTGACGAGAGCCTGTCGGGAAACCCATGGTTCTGCATCAAGACCCCTGGACTGAATTCGGGACTGATGATCCCTCAGTACACCCAGGCCGGTCTGTTAAACGAGATGCGCGGCCTTGCCACCCCGGCTACCATTGATAACACCCCCACCTGCGGCAACCAGGAGGACTATGTTGCAATGGGCTACAATGCCTGTAAAAAGGCGGGGGACACGGCCGAAAAGCTGGAATACATCCTGGCCATCGAGCTGCTTTCCGCTTACCAGACACAGCAGTTTTTAGATACCGGCGTAAACCGTGCTCCTGCTACAGACGCAGTCATGAAAGAGATCGGCGAACACATTCCTGTCATGGAACAGGATATGTTCCTCCATCCCTATATTGAGTATCTCAGGGAGTTAATCCACTCGGGAGAGCTGATCCGTATCGTGGAATCGGTTACCGGGAAACTGAATTAA
- the rsmA gene encoding 16S rRNA (adenine(1518)-N(6)/adenine(1519)-N(6))-dimethyltransferase RsmA — MRIDLGNPKNTIEIIQKYGFAFQKKFGQNFLIDTHVLSKIVDAAGVTKDDMVLEIGPGIGTMTQYLADSAGKVVAVEIDSNLIPILEETLKDYENITVLNEDILKVDIKKLAEEYNGGKPIKVVANLPYYITTPIIMGLFESGVPIDNITVMVQKEVADRMQVGPGTKDYGALSLAVQYYAEPYIVANVPPNCFIPRPNVGSAVIRLTRHRTPPVDVADRELMFKLIRASFNQRRKTLLNGLNNSPEIQIPKEIIAEAIVKLGVPAAVRGEALTLEQFAALANILSEN; from the coding sequence ATGCGTATAGATTTGGGAAATCCCAAAAACACAATCGAGATTATACAAAAGTACGGCTTTGCCTTCCAGAAAAAATTCGGCCAGAACTTTCTCATCGACACTCACGTCCTCTCTAAAATTGTAGATGCGGCCGGGGTGACGAAGGACGACATGGTTCTGGAGATAGGACCGGGTATCGGGACGATGACCCAGTATCTGGCCGACAGCGCCGGTAAGGTTGTCGCTGTTGAGATAGACAGCAATCTGATACCGATTCTGGAAGAAACGCTGAAAGATTATGAAAATATTACAGTGCTCAATGAGGATATCCTGAAGGTTGACATAAAAAAACTGGCAGAGGAATATAACGGGGGAAAGCCGATTAAGGTGGTGGCTAACCTTCCTTACTATATTACGACGCCGATCATTATGGGACTGTTTGAAAGCGGTGTTCCCATCGACAATATCACGGTTATGGTTCAGAAAGAGGTGGCCGACCGAATGCAGGTCGGGCCGGGAACGAAAGATTACGGCGCCCTGTCCCTGGCGGTCCAGTACTACGCGGAACCGTATATTGTGGCCAATGTGCCGCCTAACTGCTTTATTCCGCGCCCTAACGTGGGCTCGGCCGTAATACGCCTTACACGCCACAGGACGCCGCCGGTGGACGTGGCCGACAGGGAGCTGATGTTCAAACTGATCCGCGCCTCGTTTAACCAGAGGCGGAAAACTCTTTTAAACGGTTTAAACAATTCACCGGAAATACAGATACCCAAGGAAATCATTGCAGAAGCTATCGTGAAACTGGGTGTGCCCGCCGCAGTCAGAGGAGAGGCCCTCACGCTGGAGCAATTCGCGGCGCTGGCCAATATCCTTTCCGAAAACTAA